The Peptostreptococcaceae bacterium genome includes the window CGTATTTAGTATACAGCATTATTCGCAGTTAGTCAATAAATAAAAATTTTATCATAGCTACCGCCGAGTGTCAACTTTTATTTTATCCAAAAATTGCCTCGAATGCGTCTTTAAGAGAATCCACCCCTATGCAGGCAATGCCTTCATGCATTCTTCTCTTTGGAATATTTGATTTTGGCACTAGGCATCTTTTGAATCCAAGTCTTGCAGCTTCAGATATTCGCATTTCTCCATGGGTAACCCCGCGCACTTCCCCTCCAAGCCCAATCTCTCCAAAAATGGCCATGTCTGCAGGGACCGGCGTATTCCTAAAACTCGATGCTATAGCAATTGCTATAGCCAAATCAGACGCCGGCTCGTTTATCTGTATTCCTCCCACAACATTCAAATATGCATCTTGAGCCTGCACTTGAAGGCCTATGTTCTTTTCAAGAACGGCCATTAGCATTATCATGCGATTGTAGTCAACCCCCGATGCCATGCGGCGCGGCATGTTGAAGCTCGAATAGCTTACGAGTGCCTGCATCTCGACAAGTATCGGCCTTGTACCTTCCACACCGCAAAATACAGCGGAACCGCTTATATCGTTCTTACGGTCCGTCATAAATAGATTCGAGGGGTTATCAACCCCTTTGAGTCCGTCTCCAGTCATTTCGAAAATGCCAATCTCATCGGTTGATCCGAAACGATTTTTCACTGCACGGAGAATCTTGTATGAATCGTGCCGCTCACCTTCAAAATAAAGCACAGTATCCACCATATGCTCCAAAACCTTTGGTCCCGCAATGTTTCCGGATTTAGTAATATGCCCTACTAAAAAG containing:
- the radA gene encoding DNA repair protein RadA, with protein sequence MAGKNTKYVCQECGYVSVKWMGRCPECGNWQSFVEEFEIKAAKSKFYSMDDEKSGSPMRLSEINMEREERIKTGIGELDRVLGSGIVRGSVVLVGGSPGIGKSTLLLQIAGTETLLKGNDILYVSGEESFRQIKMRAQRIGVGEDANLKILSENNIEVIKAQVKKEKPDILIIDSIQTVYNPEITSAPGSVSQVRECSGDLIRLSKSKGISTFLVGHITKSGNIAGPKVLEHMVDTVLYFEGERHDSYKILRAVKNRFGSTDEIGIFEMTGDGLKGVDNPSNLFMTDRKNDISGSAVFCGVEGTRPILVEMQALVSYSSFNMPRRMASGVDYNRMIMLMAVLEKNIGLQVQAQDAYLNVVGGIQINEPASDLAIAIAIASSFRNTPVPADMAIFGEIGLGGEVRGVTHGEMRISEAARLGFKRCLVPKSNIPKRRMHEGIACIGVDSLKDAFEAIFG